A single Pangasianodon hypophthalmus isolate fPanHyp1 chromosome 27, fPanHyp1.pri, whole genome shotgun sequence DNA region contains:
- the vma21 gene encoding LOW QUALITY PROTEIN: vacuolar ATPase assembly integral membrane protein vma21 (The sequence of the model RefSeq protein was modified relative to this genomic sequence to represent the inferred CDS: deleted 2 bases in 1 codon), which yields MQSYDKASLSSRSGPVTDSRGNDGSLLAVLKTLLFFTILMITLPIGLYFTSKKYLFEGSLGYSSNDSYFYAAILAVVAVHVVLALFVYVAWNEGSRQSREGKQD from the exons ATGCAGAGCTACGACAAGGCGTCTCTCAGCTCGAGGTCTGGCCCTGTGACAGACAGCAGAGG GAATGATGGATCGTTATTAGCAGTACTGAAGACTTTGCTGTTTTTCACCATCCTGATGATCACTCTGCCCATCGGACTCTACTTCACttctaaaaaatatttgtttgaaG gATCTCTGGGTTACTCCAGCAATGACAGCTACTTC TACGCCGCCATCTTGGCCGTGGTGGCCGTGCACGTGGTCCTGGCGCTGTTTGTTTACGTGGCCTGGAACGAGGGATCGCGGCAGTCGAGGGAAGGAAAGCAGGACTga
- the mtnr1c gene encoding melatonin receptor type 1C, giving the protein MALEVNASCAECASPPPDTGQHSAAVAATLAAILIFTIVADVLGNALVILSVYRNKKLRNAGNIFVVSLSVADLVVALYPYPLALLAIFHGGWTLDAVQCQLSGFVLGLGVIGSVFNITAIAINRYCYICNTLYYERYYTHRNTCLCVSLTWLLSAVATLPNFLLGSLTYDHRVFSCTFTQTVSSSYTACVVLVHFLIPLAVVSFCYLRIWMLVIRVKGRVRPRPWARAADLRHFLTMFVVFVLFAVCWAPLNFIGLAVALDPVNMAPKVPEWLFVASYFLAYFNSCLNAAVYGLLNQNFRREYKQIFLSLCTPRALFPNNSRCNTEAIRSKQSPAVTNNILVEAHL; this is encoded by the exons ATGGCGCTGGAGGTGAACGCGAGCTGCGCGGAGTGCGCGTCCCCGCCGCCGGACACAGGCCAGCACTCCGCCGCTGTGGCTGCAACTCTGGCCGCCATCCTCATCTTCACCATCGTGGCTGATGTGCTGGGAAACGCGCTGGTCATCCTGTCCGTCTACCGCAACAAGAAGCTCAGGAACgcag GTAATATCTTTGTGGTGAGCCTTTCTGTGGCTGACCTGGTGGTGGCGCTGTACCCGTACCCCCTGGCCCTGCTGGCCATCTTCCACGGTGGTTGGACGCTGGATGCAGTACAGTGCCAGCTGAGCGGCTTCGTTCTGGGCCTTGGTGTCATTGGCTCTGTCTTCAACATCACAGCCATTGCCATCAATCGCTACTGCTACATCTGCAACACGCTGTACTACGAGCGCTACTACACACATCGCAACACTTGTCTGTGCGTGAGTCTTACGTGGCTCCTGAGTGCCGTCGCAACGCTGCCCAACTTCCTGCTCGGTTCGCTGACCTACGACCACCGGGTCTTCTCCTGCACGTTTACGCAGACCGTCAGCTCTTCATACACGGCGTGCGTGGTGCTGGTCCACTTCCTGATCCCACTAGCCGTCGTGTCCTTCTGTTACCTGCGTATCTGGATGCTGGTGATCAGGGTCAAAGGTCGTGTGCGGCCCAGACCCTGGGCACGGGCCGCTGACCTGCGCCACTTTCTAACCatgtttgtggtgtttgtgcTTTTCGCTGTGTGCTGGGCGCCGCTGAACTTCATTGGCCTGGCTGTGGCGCTGGACCCAGTCAACATGGCACCTAAGGTCCCTGAGTGGCTCTTTGTGGCCAGCTACTTCCTGGCGTACTTCAACAGCTGCCTGAACGCTGCTGTCTATGGCCTCCTTAACCAGAACTTCCGCCGCGAGTACAAGCAGATCTTCCTCTCACTTTGCACACCCCGAGCTCTGTTCCCCAATAACTCCCGATGCAACACTGAGGCCATTAGAAGCAAGCAATCCCCTGCTGTGACCAACAACATCCTGGTGGAGGCTCACCTGTGA